One region of Culex pipiens pallens isolate TS chromosome 2, TS_CPP_V2, whole genome shotgun sequence genomic DNA includes:
- the LOC120419934 gene encoding sodium channel protein Nach-like encodes MNHQPGNFIPRPVRVSQLGHLRNGDGSNPSQRRKVTAWAVLRETFYDYALMTKVNGMYYMRRNVTTGFARFVWVTILSTLFSLGVLLVVLLWKKYLDSPTRMTIASDMSILQVPFPGITICHPQSVLDYKAVKFVEKIKFPLGATKANVLESLPSLGYFNEHQWTFPRSQNLKMIDNVLTLNNLTVEDAINELGSICEDFIVVCYWAGTKFPCFQNNPFLSWIGSTSHYGACCSFNYHPSVQGSFVPFAVNTYGIHGGLSVVATGFPQASDGKSGALYSEGFMLMIHHPHDYAVEAAPLTLLRLGTETFVSVTPTDSRCSEQVLGLPPSQRSCVTGKDFSPPIENYRQPACTLECVRNEVHRKCGCHPYHLPRQSQQPTKAGKPMRDCTVTDSMCLIENYYMFKKTDCKCLPSCSDVTYKTSTVVTDFSAHNYSINKFYKETNLTNFEFIFHVYLANQVVAANRRIVVVSWINLLANLGGVFSLCLGMSIISLFEVLFYLFFRIPRIHQQLQQQQRESEVKVVAAFTRLQTFPAQAQHQ; translated from the exons ATGAACCACCAACCGGGCAACTTCATCCCCCGTCCAGTGCGCGTTTCCCAGCTCGGTCACCTCCGCAATGGCGACGGCTCGAACCCATCCCAGCGACGAAAGGTCACCGCATGGGCCGTCCTGCGGGAAACCTTCTACGATTACGCGCTGATGACCAAGGTGAACGGGATGTACTACATGCGGCGGAACGTGACCACCGGATTCGCGCGGTTCGTGTGGGTTACCATTTTGAGCACGCTGTTCAGTTTGGGAGTGCTTCTGGTGGTTCTGCTGTGGAAAAAGTATCTGGACTCGCCGACGCGGATGACCATCGCTTCCGATATGAGCATTTTGCAGGTTCCGTTTCCGGGCATTACGATCTGCCATCCGCAGAGTGTGCTGGACTACAAGGCGGTgaagtttgttgaaaaaat CAAGTTTCCACTAGGAGCTACCAAAGCCAATGTCCTGGAATCTCTACCTTCTCTGGGTTACTTCAACGAGCACCAGTGGACCTTTCCTCGATCTCAGAACCTCAAGATGATAGACAACGTTCTAACCTTGAACAACCTGACCGTGGAGGACGCCATCAACGAATTGGGTTCGATTTGCGAAGACTTCATCGTGGTTTGCTACTGGGCTGGGACGAAGTTCCCGTGCTTCCAGAACAACCCATTCCTGAGCTGGATTGGATCAACTAGTCACTACGGAGCTTGCTGTTCTTTCAACTACCATCCAAGTGTTCAGGGTTCGTTTGTACCCTTCGCCGTCAACACCTACGGCATCCACGGTGGACTAAGCGTGGTAGCGACTGGATTTCCACAGGCGTCCGACGGGAAGTCCGGAGCGCTGTACTCCGAAGGATTCATG CTCATGATCCACCACCCGCACGACTACGCCGTCGAGGCCGCCCCCTTGACCCTGCTCCGGCTGGGAACGGAGACCTTCGTGAGTGTAACCCCGACGGATTCGCGCTGTTCCGAACAGGTGCTGGGCCTGCCACCGTCGCAGCGATCCTGCGTCACAGGGAAGGACTTCAGCCCACCCATCGAGAACTACCGTCAGCCGGCGTGCACGCTCGAGTGTGTTCGGAACGAGGTTCACCGGAAGTGCGGCTGCCATCCGTACCACTTGCCCCGGCAGTCGCAGCAGCCGACCAAAGCGGGGAAACCGATGCGGGATTGTACGGTGACGGATTCGATGTGCTTGATTGAGAATTATT ATATGTTCAAAAAGACCGACTGCAAGTGCCTGCCGTCCTGCAGTGATGTAACCTACAAAACGTCCACGGTTGTTACGGATTTTTCAGCGCACAACTATTCCATCAACAAGTTTTA CAAAGAAACTAATTTGACCAACTTCGAGTTCATATTTCACGTTTACTTGGCCAATCAAGTGGTTGCCGCTAATCGGCGTATCGTTGTAGTGTCGTGGATTAATCTGTTGG CAAACCTCGGTGGCGTCTTTAGCCTGTGCCTCGGAATGAGCATCATTTCGCTGTTCGAAGTCCTGTTCTACCTATTCTTTCGAATTCCACGCATCCACCAGCAACTCCAGCAACAGCAGAGGGAAAGCGAAGTCAAGGTGGTGGCGGCCTTCACCCGGCTGCAGACATTCCCCGCCCAAGCACAGCATCAGTAa
- the LOC120419930 gene encoding membrane-bound transcription factor site-1 protease isoform X2 — translation MSDFPSDFDVLTLDEAPDPDGSASGIDLLKSHPSIKSVSPQRMVHRTLKYVPIDPTVDGDDRGEVEQEDFGEDAEQDEEVAELIESYENFKRKLSTDVNELNETQQQQQQVVPRHTNRRLLRAIPRQITSLLKADVLWGMGITGKGVKVAVFDTGLSKNHPHFKSVKERTNWTNEKTLDDGVSHGTFVAGIIASSKECLGFAPDSELHIFRVFTNNQVSYTSWFLDAFNYAILKKINVLNLSIGGPDFLDQPFVEKVLELSANKVIMVSAIGNDGPLYGTLNNPGDQMDVIGVGGMDYNDNIAKFSSRGMTTWELPNGYGRMKPDIVTYGSQVKGSNLNGGCKSLSGTSVASPVVAGAVTLLASGVINRLDHVNPASMKQSLIEGAQRLQENNMFEQGHGKLNILKSMKILSTYKPKVTLSPAYLDFTEDYMWPYTTQSLYHTSAPVIANVTILNGMGVIGRVINRPTWHPYTNENGQMLNISVTFSEQLWPWAGWMAVQIGVNEAGQKFEGVAQGHVTLTVQSPAGPGENEPRNGTVSFPIKVNIIPQPPRHKRILWDQYHSLRYPPGYLPRDNLKIKSDPLDWRADHIHTNFKDMYTHLRNAGYYVEVLGAPYTCFNASHYGTLLLVDPEEEYFHEEIIKLKNDILERDLSVIVFADWYNTTVMRKIKFYDENTRQWWMPDTGGANVPALNELLRDFDIILGDKVSEGYFDMRDHRMYYASGCNILKFPTGNNTILIERDLFDQGFDILSPDEKRQKTRAKTAILGLLQTDHTYSKVQPATPNPDPFNGFNLDLDADRSEERQIDRDSIINKRILLGGVKSFPDDFDDNIPNEGGEQRLDFESGNAIGNPDFDLLRNMAEDDADQDDIKKIQHPEEISQLLLEKKQNFTGEKIIMVEVPKTLLKLEPDQPKPVKFNDSSAGGKGRKIGGRIAIYGDSNCLDSTHLDKPCFWLLDSLLEYTMTSHVTNLLRDLNSSRRNEILSDAKPPTRLATNNLHLYSKVLQGPGNEKRDLPLCRPLRWEQPVSLNMSSLSGYGLNERLMLQQQQELLARQAQIPAGGLLGNEIDNSVNLFRKLESQKGEQP, via the exons ATGAGCGACTTCCCGAGCGACTTTGACGTGCTGACGTTGGACGAGGCGCCCGACCCCGACGGATCCGCCTCCGGAATCGACCTGCTTAAATCGCACCCGTCCATCAAGTCCGTTTCGCCGCAGCGCATGGTCCACCGGACGCTCAAGTACGTGCCCATTGATCCGACGGTGGATGGTGATGACCGGGGTGAAGTTGAGCAGGAGGATTTCGGGGAGGACGCTGAACAGGACGAAGAAGTGGCCGAGCTGATCGAGTCGTATGagaattttaaacgaaaactTTCGACGGATGTTAACGAGTTGAACGAaacgcagcagcaacagcagcaggtgGTTCCGAGGCATACGAATAGGAGGTTGTTGAGGGCGATTCCCAGGCAGATTACTTCCTTGTTGAAGGCGGACGTGCTGTGGGGGATGGGAATTACAGGGAAGGGGGTGAAGGTGGCGGTTTTTGACACGGGGTTGTCGAAGAACCATCCTCACTTCAAGTCGGTTAAGGAGCGAACGAACTGGACCAACGAAAAGACGCTGGATGACGGGGTTAGTCACGGGACGTTCGTGGCGGGGATCATCGCGTCATCGAAGGAGTGTTTGGGCTTTGCGCCGGACTCGGAGCTGCACATCTTCCGGGTGTTTACGAACAATCAGGTTTCGTACACGTCGTGGTTTCTGGACGCGTTTAATTACGCGATCTTGAAGAAGATCAACGTGCTAAATTTGAGTATTGGCGGGCCGGACTTTTTGGATCAACCGTTTGTGGAGAAGGTGTTGGAGTTGTCGGCGAATAAGGTGATCATGGTGTCGGCCATTGGAAATGATGGACCGCTGTACGGGACGTTGAACAATCCTGGAGATCAGATGGACGTGATCGGGGTTGGCGGGATGGACTACAACGATAACATCGCCAAGTTCAGTTCGAGAGGCATGACGACGTGGGAGTTGCCGAACGGGTATGGACGGATGAAGCCGGATATTGTGACGTACGGGAGTCAGGTTAAGGGAAGTAATTTGAACGGGGGTTGTAAGTCTTTGTCTGGGACTTCAGTGGCTTCGCCGGTCGTAGCTGGTGCGGTGACCTTGTTGGCAAGTGGCGTGATCAACCGACTTGATCACGTCAACCCGGCTTCGATGAAGCAATCGTTGATCGAGGGCGCGCAACGTCTTCAGGAGAACAACATGTTTGAGCAAGGTCACGGCAAGTTGAATATCCTGAAGAGCATGAAGATCTTGTCCACGTACAAACCGAAGGTAACACTTTCACCCGCTTATCTGGACTTTACCGAGGACTACATGTGGCCGTACACGACGCAGAGTTTGTACCACACGAGCGCTCCGGTGATCGCGAACGTGACGATCCTCAACGGGATGGGAGTCATTGGGAGGGTCATCAATCGACCAACCTGGCATCCGTACACTAATGAAAACGGTCAAATGCTCAACATATCGGTCACGTTTTCCGAGCAGTTGTGGCCGTGGGCCGGCTGGATGGCGGTTCAAATCGGGGTTAACGAAGCGGGACAGAAGTTTGAAGGGGTAGCGCAGGGTCACGTAACCTTGACCGTGCAGAGTCCCGCCGGTCCGGGGGAGAACGAACCCCGCAACGGAACCGTTAGCTTCCCGATCAAAGTGAACATAATTCCGCAACCTCCGAGACATAAACGGATCCTGTGGGATCAGTACCACAGCTTGAGGTACCCGCCGGGTTATCTACCTCGCGACAACCTGAAGATCAAGTCGGATCCACTTGATTGGCGCGCCGATCACATTCACACCAACTTCAAGGACATGTACACGCATCTCCGGAATGCCGGCTATTACGTTGAGGTTCTGGGCGCCCCGTACACCTGCTTCAACGCCAGTCACTACGGAACGCTACTCCTCGTAGACCCGGAAGAGGAATACTTCCACGAGGAGATCATCAAACTGAAGAACGACATTCTGGAACGCGACCTGAGCGTGATCGTGTTCGCCGACTGGTACAACACGACCGTGATGCGCAAAATCAAGTTCTACGACGAAAACACGCGCCAGTGGTGGATGCCGGACACCGGCGGAGCCAACGTTCCGGCGTTGAACGAACTGCTCCGGGATTTCGACATCATCCTCGGTGATAAGGTCTCCGAGGGGTACTTTGACATGCGCGATCACCGTATGTACTACGCCTCCGGGTGTAACATCCTGAAGTTCCCCACCGGAAACAACACGATCCTCATCGAGCGCGATCTCTTCGATCAGGGCTTCGACATCTTGTCTCCGGACGAGAAGCGACAGAAGACCCGTGCCAAAACCGCGATCCTCGGTCTGCTTCAAACCGATCACACCTACTCAAAAGTGCAACCCGCCACCCCGAACCCTGATCCGTTCAACGGGTTCAACCTGGATCTGGACGCGGATCGCAGCGAGGAACGCCAGATCGATCGCGACTCGATCATCAACAAGCGCATCCTGCTCGGCGGTGTCAAGTCCTTCCCGGACGACTTTGACGACAACATCCCGAACGAGGGTGGCGAGCAGCGGCTGGACTTTGAAAGCGGGAACGCAATCGGCAATCCGGACTTTGATCTGCTGCGCAATATGGCCGAGGATGACGCCGACCAGGACGACATCAAGAAGATCCAGCACCCGGAGGAGATCAGCCAGCTGCTGCTGGAGAAGAAGCAGAACTTTACCGGCGAGAAGATCATCATGGTGGAGGTGCCGAAGACGCTGCTCAAGCTGGAGCCGGATCAACCCAAGCCGGTCAAGTTCAATGACAGTTCCGCTGGAGGGAAGGGTCGCAAGATCGGCGGTCGGATCGCGATCTACGGTGACTCAAACTGTCTGGACTCGACCCACCTGGATAAACCGTGCTTCTGGCTGCTGGATTCCTTGCTGGAGTACACGATGACCTCGCACGTGACGAATCTCCTGCGGGATTTGAACAGCAGTCGGCGCAACGAAATCCTCAGCG ACGCCAAACCGCCAACCCGTCTCGCCACCAACAACCTGCACCTCTACTCCAAGGTGCTGCAGGGGCCGGGCAACGAGAAGCGCGATCTGCCGCTCTGTCGGCCGCTCCGCTGGGAGCAACCCGTCTCGCTGAACATGTCCTCGCTCAGCGGGTACGGCCTGAACGAGCGGCTGAtgctccagcagcagcaggaactgCTGGCGCGGCAGGCCCAGATCCCGGCGGGTGGCCTGCTCGGCAACGAGATCGACAACAGCGTCAACCTGTTCCGCAAGCTCGAGAGTCAAAAAGGTGAG CAACCGTAA
- the LOC120419930 gene encoding membrane-bound transcription factor site-1 protease isoform X1: protein MSDFPSDFDVLTLDEAPDPDGSASGIDLLKSHPSIKSVSPQRMVHRTLKYVPIDPTVDGDDRGEVEQEDFGEDAEQDEEVAELIESYENFKRKLSTDVNELNETQQQQQQVVPRHTNRRLLRAIPRQITSLLKADVLWGMGITGKGVKVAVFDTGLSKNHPHFKSVKERTNWTNEKTLDDGVSHGTFVAGIIASSKECLGFAPDSELHIFRVFTNNQVSYTSWFLDAFNYAILKKINVLNLSIGGPDFLDQPFVEKVLELSANKVIMVSAIGNDGPLYGTLNNPGDQMDVIGVGGMDYNDNIAKFSSRGMTTWELPNGYGRMKPDIVTYGSQVKGSNLNGGCKSLSGTSVASPVVAGAVTLLASGVINRLDHVNPASMKQSLIEGAQRLQENNMFEQGHGKLNILKSMKILSTYKPKVTLSPAYLDFTEDYMWPYTTQSLYHTSAPVIANVTILNGMGVIGRVINRPTWHPYTNENGQMLNISVTFSEQLWPWAGWMAVQIGVNEAGQKFEGVAQGHVTLTVQSPAGPGENEPRNGTVSFPIKVNIIPQPPRHKRILWDQYHSLRYPPGYLPRDNLKIKSDPLDWRADHIHTNFKDMYTHLRNAGYYVEVLGAPYTCFNASHYGTLLLVDPEEEYFHEEIIKLKNDILERDLSVIVFADWYNTTVMRKIKFYDENTRQWWMPDTGGANVPALNELLRDFDIILGDKVSEGYFDMRDHRMYYASGCNILKFPTGNNTILIERDLFDQGFDILSPDEKRQKTRAKTAILGLLQTDHTYSKVQPATPNPDPFNGFNLDLDADRSEERQIDRDSIINKRILLGGVKSFPDDFDDNIPNEGGEQRLDFESGNAIGNPDFDLLRNMAEDDADQDDIKKIQHPEEISQLLLEKKQNFTGEKIIMVEVPKTLLKLEPDQPKPVKFNDSSAGGKGRKIGGRIAIYGDSNCLDSTHLDKPCFWLLDSLLEYTMTSHVTNLLRDLNSSRRNEILSDAKPPTRLATNNLHLYSKVLQGPGNEKRDLPLCRPLRWEQPVSLNMSSLSGYGLNERLMLQQQQELLARQAQIPAGGLLGNEIDNSVNLFRKLESQKATVISANDEPDVPGWRNKKTDKIPPNAPPNSFANPSAAHPSVGSVGVKVPIAGGDPRIAGGQQQQQQQNQKQQPYAQYADSGDFALSPNDGGGGSGFSWTSNWFVTVSLVLLLLLLLNWIRKTKGLTIKRRFNYVFKKIGF, encoded by the exons ATGAGCGACTTCCCGAGCGACTTTGACGTGCTGACGTTGGACGAGGCGCCCGACCCCGACGGATCCGCCTCCGGAATCGACCTGCTTAAATCGCACCCGTCCATCAAGTCCGTTTCGCCGCAGCGCATGGTCCACCGGACGCTCAAGTACGTGCCCATTGATCCGACGGTGGATGGTGATGACCGGGGTGAAGTTGAGCAGGAGGATTTCGGGGAGGACGCTGAACAGGACGAAGAAGTGGCCGAGCTGATCGAGTCGTATGagaattttaaacgaaaactTTCGACGGATGTTAACGAGTTGAACGAaacgcagcagcaacagcagcaggtgGTTCCGAGGCATACGAATAGGAGGTTGTTGAGGGCGATTCCCAGGCAGATTACTTCCTTGTTGAAGGCGGACGTGCTGTGGGGGATGGGAATTACAGGGAAGGGGGTGAAGGTGGCGGTTTTTGACACGGGGTTGTCGAAGAACCATCCTCACTTCAAGTCGGTTAAGGAGCGAACGAACTGGACCAACGAAAAGACGCTGGATGACGGGGTTAGTCACGGGACGTTCGTGGCGGGGATCATCGCGTCATCGAAGGAGTGTTTGGGCTTTGCGCCGGACTCGGAGCTGCACATCTTCCGGGTGTTTACGAACAATCAGGTTTCGTACACGTCGTGGTTTCTGGACGCGTTTAATTACGCGATCTTGAAGAAGATCAACGTGCTAAATTTGAGTATTGGCGGGCCGGACTTTTTGGATCAACCGTTTGTGGAGAAGGTGTTGGAGTTGTCGGCGAATAAGGTGATCATGGTGTCGGCCATTGGAAATGATGGACCGCTGTACGGGACGTTGAACAATCCTGGAGATCAGATGGACGTGATCGGGGTTGGCGGGATGGACTACAACGATAACATCGCCAAGTTCAGTTCGAGAGGCATGACGACGTGGGAGTTGCCGAACGGGTATGGACGGATGAAGCCGGATATTGTGACGTACGGGAGTCAGGTTAAGGGAAGTAATTTGAACGGGGGTTGTAAGTCTTTGTCTGGGACTTCAGTGGCTTCGCCGGTCGTAGCTGGTGCGGTGACCTTGTTGGCAAGTGGCGTGATCAACCGACTTGATCACGTCAACCCGGCTTCGATGAAGCAATCGTTGATCGAGGGCGCGCAACGTCTTCAGGAGAACAACATGTTTGAGCAAGGTCACGGCAAGTTGAATATCCTGAAGAGCATGAAGATCTTGTCCACGTACAAACCGAAGGTAACACTTTCACCCGCTTATCTGGACTTTACCGAGGACTACATGTGGCCGTACACGACGCAGAGTTTGTACCACACGAGCGCTCCGGTGATCGCGAACGTGACGATCCTCAACGGGATGGGAGTCATTGGGAGGGTCATCAATCGACCAACCTGGCATCCGTACACTAATGAAAACGGTCAAATGCTCAACATATCGGTCACGTTTTCCGAGCAGTTGTGGCCGTGGGCCGGCTGGATGGCGGTTCAAATCGGGGTTAACGAAGCGGGACAGAAGTTTGAAGGGGTAGCGCAGGGTCACGTAACCTTGACCGTGCAGAGTCCCGCCGGTCCGGGGGAGAACGAACCCCGCAACGGAACCGTTAGCTTCCCGATCAAAGTGAACATAATTCCGCAACCTCCGAGACATAAACGGATCCTGTGGGATCAGTACCACAGCTTGAGGTACCCGCCGGGTTATCTACCTCGCGACAACCTGAAGATCAAGTCGGATCCACTTGATTGGCGCGCCGATCACATTCACACCAACTTCAAGGACATGTACACGCATCTCCGGAATGCCGGCTATTACGTTGAGGTTCTGGGCGCCCCGTACACCTGCTTCAACGCCAGTCACTACGGAACGCTACTCCTCGTAGACCCGGAAGAGGAATACTTCCACGAGGAGATCATCAAACTGAAGAACGACATTCTGGAACGCGACCTGAGCGTGATCGTGTTCGCCGACTGGTACAACACGACCGTGATGCGCAAAATCAAGTTCTACGACGAAAACACGCGCCAGTGGTGGATGCCGGACACCGGCGGAGCCAACGTTCCGGCGTTGAACGAACTGCTCCGGGATTTCGACATCATCCTCGGTGATAAGGTCTCCGAGGGGTACTTTGACATGCGCGATCACCGTATGTACTACGCCTCCGGGTGTAACATCCTGAAGTTCCCCACCGGAAACAACACGATCCTCATCGAGCGCGATCTCTTCGATCAGGGCTTCGACATCTTGTCTCCGGACGAGAAGCGACAGAAGACCCGTGCCAAAACCGCGATCCTCGGTCTGCTTCAAACCGATCACACCTACTCAAAAGTGCAACCCGCCACCCCGAACCCTGATCCGTTCAACGGGTTCAACCTGGATCTGGACGCGGATCGCAGCGAGGAACGCCAGATCGATCGCGACTCGATCATCAACAAGCGCATCCTGCTCGGCGGTGTCAAGTCCTTCCCGGACGACTTTGACGACAACATCCCGAACGAGGGTGGCGAGCAGCGGCTGGACTTTGAAAGCGGGAACGCAATCGGCAATCCGGACTTTGATCTGCTGCGCAATATGGCCGAGGATGACGCCGACCAGGACGACATCAAGAAGATCCAGCACCCGGAGGAGATCAGCCAGCTGCTGCTGGAGAAGAAGCAGAACTTTACCGGCGAGAAGATCATCATGGTGGAGGTGCCGAAGACGCTGCTCAAGCTGGAGCCGGATCAACCCAAGCCGGTCAAGTTCAATGACAGTTCCGCTGGAGGGAAGGGTCGCAAGATCGGCGGTCGGATCGCGATCTACGGTGACTCAAACTGTCTGGACTCGACCCACCTGGATAAACCGTGCTTCTGGCTGCTGGATTCCTTGCTGGAGTACACGATGACCTCGCACGTGACGAATCTCCTGCGGGATTTGAACAGCAGTCGGCGCAACGAAATCCTCAGCG ACGCCAAACCGCCAACCCGTCTCGCCACCAACAACCTGCACCTCTACTCCAAGGTGCTGCAGGGGCCGGGCAACGAGAAGCGCGATCTGCCGCTCTGTCGGCCGCTCCGCTGGGAGCAACCCGTCTCGCTGAACATGTCCTCGCTCAGCGGGTACGGCCTGAACGAGCGGCTGAtgctccagcagcagcaggaactgCTGGCGCGGCAGGCCCAGATCCCGGCGGGTGGCCTGCTCGGCAACGAGATCGACAACAGCGTCAACCTGTTCCGCAAGCTCGAGAGTCAAAAAG CAACCGTAATCAGCGCCAACGACGAGCCGGACGTCCCGGGCTGGCGCAACAAAAAGACGGACAAGATTCCGCCGAACGCGCCACCCAACAGCTTCGCCAACCCGTCCGCGGCGCATCCTTCGGTGGGTTCGGTCGGCGTCAAAGTGCCCATCGCCGGAGGGGATCCCCGCATTGCCGGAggtcagcaacagcagcagcagcagaatcaGAAGCAGCAGCCTTACGCACAGTACGCGGATTCCGGTGACTTTGCGTTGAGTCCAAACGATGGAGGTGGTGGAAGTGGGTTCAGCTGGACTTCGAACTGGTTCGTGACGGTTTCGTTggttttgctgctgctgttgctgctcaaCTGGATCCGGAAGACCAAGGGACTAACTATCAAGCGGaggtttaattatgtttttaagaAGATTGGTTTCTAA